One Nitrospirota bacterium DNA window includes the following coding sequences:
- the cobI gene encoding precorrin-2 C(20)-methyltransferase, producing the protein MAGTLYVIGVGPGDPELLTLKAVKVLKKVQCLCVPKGREEGSSLALSIVKGALDLAGKQIIEAHFPMRKSAEARKRRSAQKAGGPGAPDHAACELDAKWDETVEAVLSILNRGTDMAFITIGDPTVYSTFFYLYDRIIGSNPDIRIEIVPGISSITAAAARAHLSLSLADEKIAILPATYTDDLRDILSAFDTVVLMKVHKVLPKVVAVLEELGLVDKAVYVSRAGMEDEQVVHNLRELAGKELNYFSLVIVKK; encoded by the coding sequence ATGGCAGGAACACTCTATGTTATCGGTGTCGGCCCCGGCGATCCTGAATTGCTGACGCTCAAGGCCGTCAAGGTGCTCAAGAAGGTCCAGTGCCTCTGCGTTCCCAAGGGCAGGGAGGAGGGAAGCAGTCTCGCCCTCTCGATCGTGAAGGGAGCGCTGGACCTTGCCGGCAAACAGATCATCGAGGCCCATTTCCCGATGAGGAAGAGCGCCGAGGCACGGAAGCGCCGGAGCGCGCAGAAAGCGGGCGGGCCGGGTGCTCCTGATCATGCCGCGTGCGAGCTCGACGCCAAATGGGATGAGACGGTGGAGGCGGTGCTGAGTATCCTCAACAGGGGCACCGACATGGCATTCATCACGATCGGGGATCCGACCGTCTACAGCACCTTCTTCTACCTGTACGACCGGATTATCGGATCGAATCCGGACATTCGCATAGAGATCGTTCCGGGCATCTCGTCGATCACTGCCGCGGCTGCACGGGCTCACCTCTCGCTCTCCCTCGCCGACGAGAAGATCGCCATACTGCCCGCGACCTACACCGATGACCTCCGGGACATCCTGAGCGCCTTCGATACCGTTGTGCTGATGAAGGTGCATAAGGTCTTACCGAAAGTCGTCGCCGTGCTCGAGGAGCTGGGCCTCGTCGACAAGGCGGTCTATGTCTCGCGCGCGGGAATGGAGGACGAGCAGGTAGTGCATAATCTGCGGGAGCTGGCCGGCAAAGAGCTCAACTACTTTTCCCTGGTGATCGTAAAGAAATGA
- a CDS encoding nitroreductase family protein, translated as MLEIIRKRRSVRRFLDKGVEQEKLHEILKAAMVAPTAKNKRPWEFIIVADQETRRQLSLATPYAAFAKDAPLVIVICYDTREGNRFKEDCSLSAGHIYLEALNQGLGTCFVQIAEGTEAGVGEPEAYVKKLLAIPAPFRVQCLMPLGYPAQQAEPHRDGEFDKSKLHYERF; from the coding sequence ATGCTTGAGATCATCAGGAAGAGAAGGAGCGTACGGAGGTTTCTCGACAAAGGGGTCGAACAGGAGAAGCTGCACGAAATCCTGAAGGCAGCCATGGTTGCGCCGACGGCGAAGAACAAAAGACCCTGGGAGTTCATCATCGTTGCCGATCAGGAAACGAGGCGGCAGCTTTCGCTCGCAACGCCCTATGCCGCATTCGCCAAGGACGCTCCCCTCGTCATCGTCATCTGCTACGACACGCGGGAGGGAAACCGGTTCAAAGAAGACTGCTCCCTGTCCGCCGGGCATATCTATCTGGAGGCGCTCAACCAGGGGCTCGGCACCTGCTTTGTCCAGATCGCCGAGGGCACCGAGGCCGGCGTGGGCGAGCCGGAGGCATACGTCAAGAAGCTGCTCGCCATCCCCGCGCCGTTCCGGGTGCAGTGCCTCATGCCCCTCGGCTATCCGGCACAGCAGGCAGAGCCGCACCGGGATGGGGAATTCGATAAAAGCAAGCTGCACTACGAGAGGTTTTAG
- the cbiE gene encoding precorrin-6y C5,15-methyltransferase (decarboxylating) subunit CbiE, whose translation MSKVYVIGIGYKPLDRKAREVVLRADHILVSRRLAEVFREYDEFPSVESRVQVINNVDETMEFIRSRYAAARVVLLASGDPLFFGIGRKAVKELGREAVEILPELSSVQVAFARIKEAWDDAFLMSLHGGPDPVKRRRLPFTLDDIPSLVHKHGKLAILTDRENNPASIAHALLSASGLPDHPVPWRSSDLRMYVGERLGYPDERITSGTPGEIAALSFIEPNVVIIISAEARKSAREPDGPEEASALRFGLSENEIAHSRGLITKDEVRAVSLHKLQLPGRGVLWDIGAGSGSISIEAARLSPRLKVFSIERDREQAEHIKENAGRFDVSTIRVIEGSAPDALAGLPDPDRVFIGGSRGSIDSIIRAVSERMPAGTVVVNAATIETLHAALDALREAGFAVDAVQVSASRLKEIGKGNLFAPLNPVFVIRGIREERHA comes from the coding sequence GTGAGTAAGGTTTATGTCATAGGGATCGGCTATAAGCCGCTCGATAGAAAGGCGCGGGAGGTCGTGCTCAGGGCCGACCATATCCTCGTCTCGCGGCGGCTCGCCGAGGTCTTCAGGGAGTACGACGAGTTCCCTTCCGTCGAGAGCAGAGTGCAGGTGATCAACAATGTCGACGAGACCATGGAGTTCATTCGCAGCAGGTATGCTGCTGCCAGGGTGGTCCTCCTCGCATCCGGAGACCCGCTCTTCTTCGGCATCGGCAGGAAGGCGGTCAAGGAGCTCGGCAGAGAGGCGGTCGAGATACTCCCCGAGCTCTCGAGCGTCCAGGTCGCCTTCGCGCGGATAAAAGAGGCTTGGGACGATGCGTTCCTCATGAGCCTCCACGGCGGTCCCGATCCGGTCAAGAGGAGGCGTCTGCCCTTCACCCTCGACGATATTCCCTCTCTCGTGCACAAGCACGGCAAGCTCGCGATTCTCACCGACAGAGAGAATAATCCCGCTAGCATTGCACATGCATTGCTCAGCGCTTCCGGGCTTCCGGATCATCCGGTTCCCTGGCGCTCTTCCGATCTTCGCATGTACGTCGGTGAACGGCTTGGATATCCCGACGAGAGGATCACGAGCGGCACGCCCGGAGAGATCGCGGCCCTGTCGTTCATCGAGCCGAATGTGGTAATCATAATAAGCGCAGAAGCCCGGAAGAGCGCCAGGGAACCGGATGGTCCGGAAGAGGCTTCCGCGCTGCGATTCGGTCTCTCCGAAAACGAGATCGCTCACTCGCGCGGCCTCATCACGAAAGACGAAGTGCGGGCGGTGAGCCTCCATAAGCTGCAGCTGCCCGGGCGCGGGGTGCTCTGGGATATCGGCGCCGGGTCGGGGTCGATCTCGATCGAGGCAGCGCGGCTTTCCCCACGCCTGAAGGTATTCTCGATCGAACGGGACCGCGAGCAGGCAGAGCACATCAAGGAGAATGCAGGCCGCTTCGACGTCTCCACGATCCGGGTTATCGAGGGCAGCGCGCCCGATGCGCTCGCCGGTCTTCCCGATCCCGACAGGGTATTCATCGGCGGGAGCAGGGGCTCGATCGATAGTATTATCCGGGCTGTTTCGGAACGGATGCCGGCAGGAACGGTCGTCGTCAACGCGGCGACGATAGAGACGCTGCATGCGGCGCTCGATGCCTTGCGCGAGGCCGGCTTTGCCGTCGATGCGGTGCAGGTCTCGGCCTCGCGATTAAAGGAGATCGGGAAGGGCAACCTCTTTGCACCGCTCAATCCCGTCTTTGTCATACGGGGAATAAGGGAGGAGCGGCATGCTTGA
- the cbiD gene encoding cobalt-precorrin-5B (C(1))-methyltransferase CbiD — protein sequence MVRKKTLRSGYTTGACAAAAAKAATLLVMRNALCVMSNGNSLITHHSSLVTDVEIPFPDGSRAFFAVHASGCGNGTAWASVIKDAGDDPDVTNGAEIVATVTAATEGSGAGVLIKGGRGVGLATKPGLPVPVGEPAINPVPRKMIEEAIREGARVQGHGSGGSNCDEACPLLEVTISVPDGKELAKKTLNERLGIVGGISILGTTGIVRPVSAAAWTATISSSMDVAKAMGREEIVLSAGRASEKAHMKKFRLPEECYVMMGDYLEYSLREAKHHGFRQIHLAAQWAKMLKIALGTPQTHVRHGAISLKSAIDLLCSMGYEEQFQALSFNTAREILDGIRSSAGEGASLLAGVCDAARRYSESVASGVPVAAHLVSYEGEIIAGSE from the coding sequence ATGGTGAGGAAGAAGACGCTCCGTTCGGGCTACACCACCGGCGCCTGCGCCGCAGCAGCTGCAAAGGCGGCAACGTTACTCGTAATGCGTAATGCGTTATGCGTGATGAGCAACGGCAACTCACTCATCACTCATCACTCATCACTCGTTACGGATGTGGAGATTCCCTTCCCTGACGGCAGCAGGGCTTTTTTTGCCGTTCATGCTTCGGGCTGCGGGAACGGGACCGCCTGGGCCTCGGTCATCAAGGACGCCGGCGACGACCCCGATGTGACGAACGGAGCGGAGATAGTGGCAACGGTAACGGCAGCAACCGAGGGATCAGGAGCGGGAGTACTTATCAAAGGAGGCAGAGGCGTCGGTCTGGCGACCAAGCCGGGACTGCCGGTCCCTGTCGGAGAACCGGCGATCAATCCTGTACCGCGAAAAATGATCGAGGAGGCGATAAGGGAAGGGGCCAGGGTCCAGGGGCATGGGTCAGGGGGCAGCAACTGCGATGAGGCCTGCCCCTTGCTCGAAGTCACTATTTCGGTGCCTGACGGCAAGGAGCTCGCAAAGAAGACACTGAACGAGCGGCTCGGTATCGTCGGCGGCATCTCGATCCTCGGCACCACCGGCATCGTCCGCCCCGTATCTGCCGCGGCCTGGACAGCGACGATCTCCTCCTCGATGGATGTCGCAAAGGCGATGGGCCGCGAGGAGATCGTGCTCTCGGCAGGGAGGGCCTCCGAAAAAGCGCATATGAAGAAGTTTCGCCTTCCGGAAGAGTGTTATGTAATGATGGGCGACTACCTCGAGTATTCACTGCGCGAGGCGAAACATCACGGGTTCAGGCAGATACACCTTGCGGCGCAGTGGGCCAAGATGCTCAAGATCGCCCTGGGGACACCCCAGACCCATGTCCGGCACGGCGCGATCTCGTTGAAGAGCGCCATCGATCTGCTCTGCAGCATGGGGTATGAGGAGCAGTTCCAGGCCTTATCGTTCAATACGGCGCGAGAGATCCTCGACGGTATCCGCTCGTCAGCCGGAGAAGGCGCCTCGCTGCTCGCCGGGGTATGCGATGCAGCCAGGCGCTACAGCGAATCCGTCGCTTCAGGCGTGCCGGTCGCTGCCCACCTGGTATCCTACGAAGGAGAGATCATAGCGGGCAGTGAGTAA
- the cobO gene encoding cob(I)yrinic acid a,c-diamide adenosyltransferase, giving the protein MRKGYVQVYTGTSKGKTTAALGLSLRAAGAGHKVLIAQFIKKRKCSEHKALERFGDLITIRQYGTGFLRDERSKKAAAAAARKGLEEAAGAIMSKEYDLVILDEITIAVHHGLIAVDDLLPVLKGKPGPVEVVLTGRYADPKIIEAADLVTEMKEIKHYYDKGVKARVGIEW; this is encoded by the coding sequence ATGCGTAAGGGATATGTACAGGTATATACCGGAACCAGCAAGGGCAAGACCACGGCTGCGCTGGGCCTTTCATTGCGCGCTGCGGGGGCAGGCCACAAAGTGCTCATTGCCCAGTTCATCAAGAAGAGGAAGTGCAGCGAGCACAAGGCGCTCGAGCGTTTCGGCGACCTCATTACCATCAGGCAGTATGGCACCGGCTTCCTGAGAGATGAGCGGTCGAAGAAAGCGGCTGCTGCTGCGGCACGGAAAGGGCTCGAAGAGGCAGCCGGGGCGATCATGTCGAAAGAGTACGACCTGGTTATCCTCGATGAGATCACTATCGCCGTGCACCACGGCCTTATCGCGGTCGACGATCTTCTTCCGGTTCTGAAAGGGAAGCCCGGCCCTGTGGAGGTGGTGCTCACCGGCAGATATGCCGACCCGAAGATCATCGAGGCAGCGGACCTGGTGACGGAGATGAAAGAGATCAAACACTACTACGACAAGGGCGTCAAGGCGAGGGTGGGGATCGAATGGTGA
- a CDS encoding ATP-binding cassette domain-containing protein — MRIGVDVRAFSYPDGTAALSDIRFDVGQGEFIGILGSNGSGKTTLLKIMDGLIKDFKGSVLLDGQDVRKLSPRQIYRKVGLVFQNPDDQLFAPTVFEDVAFGPLNMGFAEDEVRRRVQAALEDVEMGGLSHKSIHHLSFGQKKRVCIAGLLAMGHEILLLDEPTAGLDPMGEYRMMHLLTKLNREKGVTIVMATHSVDLVPLFLHRLHILSKGTIARGGTPEEVFTAPEEMSTVKLRLPQIAELIYRLKHEDRLPFEKVPLTVGEARREIIKTVMRNP, encoded by the coding sequence GTGCGCATCGGCGTCGATGTCCGGGCCTTCAGTTATCCCGATGGAACAGCTGCCCTTTCCGATATCCGCTTCGATGTCGGACAGGGGGAGTTCATCGGCATCCTGGGGTCCAACGGTTCGGGGAAGACGACGCTCCTGAAGATCATGGACGGACTCATCAAAGACTTCAAGGGAAGCGTTCTGCTCGACGGACAGGACGTGCGAAAACTATCGCCGCGGCAGATCTACCGGAAGGTCGGCCTCGTCTTTCAGAATCCCGACGATCAGCTCTTCGCCCCCACCGTCTTCGAGGATGTCGCTTTCGGACCGCTGAATATGGGGTTTGCCGAAGACGAGGTGCGGCGGCGGGTGCAGGCGGCGCTCGAGGATGTCGAGATGGGGGGGCTGTCGCACAAGTCGATCCACCACCTCAGCTTCGGCCAGAAGAAGCGGGTCTGCATAGCAGGCCTGCTCGCCATGGGGCACGAGATCCTCCTGCTCGACGAGCCGACAGCCGGGCTCGACCCGATGGGTGAATACAGGATGATGCATCTCCTCACGAAGCTGAACCGGGAGAAAGGGGTCACCATTGTCATGGCGACCCACAGCGTCGACCTCGTCCCTCTCTTCCTGCACCGGCTCCACATCCTGAGTAAAGGAACGATCGCACGCGGGGGCACGCCCGAGGAGGTCTTCACTGCGCCCGAGGAGATGTCGACCGTAAAGCTCCGGCTTCCCCAAATAGCCGAGCTGATTTACAGACTGAAACACGAGGACCGCCTCCCGTTCGAAAAGGTGCCCCTCACCGTCGGCGAGGCGAGGAGAGAAATAATAAAGACCGTGATGCGTAATCCGTGA
- the cbiQ gene encoding cobalt ECF transporter T component CbiQ, with amino-acid sequence MELLSEHSQAQAQAQAGKHLLSIDARIKILASMLLLLMITSYRGFAFPLFVSVLSVLLCRKMKVSFRTFLLRFSEPLFIVSVLVLLKLFLSGRDVLFSFDLFGLSVTGHRDGLLEGLEMACRIVGAVSVVAVLGFSTPFAELMAGLSWLRVPRGFIEILMLAYRYIFVLFEEAMVIYQAQRNRLGYSSMRRGLASFGTLTGALVLKAFEQSQNTTVSMVQRGYDGAMPLLKHKPFKRSEAFASVLFIVVMGCLWSL; translated from the coding sequence ATGGAACTGCTGTCTGAACATTCTCAGGCTCAGGCTCAGGCCCAGGCCGGGAAACATCTCTTGAGCATCGACGCCAGGATCAAGATCCTTGCATCGATGCTGCTCTTGCTCATGATCACGAGCTACCGGGGATTCGCTTTTCCCCTGTTCGTTTCAGTTCTTTCTGTCCTGCTCTGCAGGAAGATGAAGGTGTCTTTCAGGACGTTCCTCCTGCGCTTTTCGGAGCCTCTCTTCATCGTCTCGGTGCTCGTCCTGCTCAAGCTGTTCCTGTCAGGCAGGGACGTTCTCTTCTCTTTCGACCTCTTCGGCCTCTCCGTTACCGGGCACCGTGACGGTCTCCTGGAAGGCCTGGAGATGGCGTGCAGGATCGTGGGAGCTGTTTCCGTTGTGGCGGTCCTCGGGTTCTCGACCCCTTTCGCTGAGCTCATGGCAGGACTCTCCTGGCTTAGGGTCCCCCGGGGATTTATCGAGATACTGATGCTCGCCTATCGTTATATCTTTGTCCTCTTCGAGGAAGCGATGGTCATTTACCAGGCCCAGCGGAACAGGCTCGGCTATTCGAGCATGCGGCGGGGATTGGCCTCCTTCGGGACATTGACAGGCGCACTGGTGCTGAAGGCGTTCGAGCAGAGCCAGAACACGACGGTATCGATGGTGCAGCGTGGATATGACGGCGCCATGCCGCTGCTGAAGCACAAGCCGTTCAAGCGCTCGGAAGCGTTCGCATCGGTGCTCTTCATCGTCGTCATGGGGTGCTTATGGAGCCTGTAG